Proteins encoded by one window of Candidatus Nitrosocosmicus hydrocola:
- a CDS encoding DNA-directed RNA polymerase subunit H, giving the protein MSTEKKEVKIVDHIYQPKHEILSKDEAEEVFKKFNSKPSQFPYIMSSDKGIQGLDAQPGDVIKITRKSSTAGESVYYRYVVEG; this is encoded by the coding sequence TTGTCTACTGAAAAAAAAGAAGTAAAAATTGTGGATCATATCTATCAGCCTAAACATGAAATCCTCTCAAAAGATGAAGCTGAAGAGGTTTTTAAGAAATTTAATTCTAAACCTAGCCAATTTCCATATATTATGTCCTCAGATAAAGGAATACAAGGATTGGATGCGCAGCCAGGTGATGTTATTAAGATCACTAGGAAGAGCTCAACAGCGGGTGAAAGTGTATATTACCGATATGTAGTAGAAGGTTGA